gactgtcaaggggagatggttaaaCTCTGTCTTGCTGGAGACAGTTATTGCTTGGCACTTGTATGGCGcacatgttacttgtcacttatctgCCCAAGTTGGAACGCTGTAAAAGTCTTGCTATATAtggcttcagtatttgaggagtaataaatggtgctaaacattgtacaGTCATCAGCAACcattcctacttctgaccttatgatggaggacaACTGGACTGATGGGATGAATATCTTCTTTCTCTATTGAGGCTAAGGATTCTAGTTATCATGTTACAGTCATGCAGTTATAATGCTGTTCTCAGCTGTCATAGATTTAAATAATAAAGCTGTTTTGATATCTGCTAATTGGAAATCTTGCTTgcagagaaacatttaaaaaagacatcaCACTGGTGTAACAAACATGGCTCTGGGAGGACCTCCCTAAATCTTTTTGATTCTCCATCTTCAATCTTTACAATACTTCTTAGAACCAAGTTTTAGTCACCTGTCTCCTGAAGGGCTCATTAAATTGTCTAACAATATTCCACACAAGTGCCCGGGACTGTTTTATATGTTACATAAAAAATGTAAATGGTAATTGTTGTGGTGGGATGGGGAATGATGCTGGGAAAAGGAAACGAAAGGTTTAATCTGTATCTGGCAGCATTATCTGCACAAAGTGCTGGAAACAAATGCTGGGTGCCTAGCAATGACAAGAGTTCCATTCCCAATATAAATATCTCTTGCTGAACACAAAAAAAGTTTAAAGAAAAAAGAAGTTTAGATGATCACAATACCCATTATAATTAAGGCCTTAAATGATAATCAATATCATGGCTCATAGTGGGTTAATATTTTACTGTTGTATGTTATGATGACAACCATTATGGAAGAAAGAAGAAATATAACTTGCAAAAGGAATAAATATTCAAACTCTTTCAGCATTGATTACCTTTCAGCTTACGACATATTTCTATCATGCAAAGTCTTAAATTGCAATATTAAGTTATCATGGCAGACTTATTAAATTAGATCAAGAATAGAGTCTGCAATTCTTAaaaacaacagcacttccaaataaaatgGGGAGGGGTGTTATTTCTGGACATGAATGCAAATGCACTATTCTAGGCCTTCAAGGGTGAAAAATACTTACAAATAAGTGGAGGAGTCAATCCTCACATTTAACACAGACTATACCAAATACTTTCAATGCTGCAGCTTTCTAAAACAAATCAAAGTGCATTTCAAATTCTAGTCAGAGAAATGCACACTGTACAGCTGATGCCAAAATGCAAGAAACGTATATGCCATGTTACATACAGGTAACACCACACAGTAAGCAAACAGACCTGCGATATTGGACAGAAGAAATTTGGGTTACATTTTTCATATTATAGACAACACTTATATGTGAATTTTCAGATGAATAGTGAGTTTGATGGAATAAAATTATGGATCCTCTACATCCAGAAACTCTTTCTTGGGTTGATTTACACCTCGGTACCATGCACAGGAGTTATCGCTCCTCTTAACGCAAGAATAGTGCTTGGACTGACGTCCATTAATGCTTTTCCCGGTCACCCAGTCTGTCCACAGGCACTCACTTCGAGAGGTAATGTAGCAAGGAATGGATGGACATCTGGTAATCTAATGAGGAAAAGAGCAAACAGATTTGTGTGAAATTAGCTAATTCGCAATGATAACATTTATTTGATTGTTATGCATATAGATTGTTAACATAGCTAACCAGGAGCAGTACTGTATTTAAGAAATTGGTATAGGTCATATGACTCAGCCTACTCCGCTGTTAGCTAAAATCATAGTTAATTGTCTACCTCAATTCCAATTCCCCACCAGCTGAGCTCAGTCATTAAACTTCATCCTGCAGTGGTCATTCACAGCATTCTGATAAAAAAAGTCATTGATCTGAAATGccaactcagtttctctctctacagttgCTCGGCCTTGCTGTGGATTTACAACATCTTctgattttaaaatgttcttgTCACTGGTATCTTGACATCAATTATGGCAGAAGTGGTGAGAAGGCTGGGCTCCTTGGTTTATGATAGACTGGTAGCCTATTGGATAGGCTTTCTTCCCCACCACTACATAACCACCAGCTGCCCCAGCAGGAGTCCCACATTCAGCAGGGACTGTTAGGCTCTTGGGTGCACACATGTTAAGATTATGGCCATGTGACTGTGTTCACAAATAACTCCATTTTGGTGCTGGTGGTTAGGATTAGAGATCTTCAAAGCCTTCCATGCTTGCACAAGTCATAAACAGCAAATCCAACAAGATGTTCTGGATAAATATTCAggtggcctagtggtatcattggtggactgttaatccagaaagcCAGGTTATGACCAGGGGTTTGCATTCTGCCATAACAAACAgcaacatttgaattcaataacaaaaactctgaaattaagagtctaataatgaccatgaatcaatttgCTGATTATTAGGgaaacccatttggttcagtaatgtccttcagggaaggaaactgccatcctggcctgatctggcctacatgtgactccagacccagagtaatgtggttgacactcaactgcattctgggcaattagggatggacaacaaatgctggtctagcgagcaacacccccatcccatgaacaaaagaaaaactggcaTTATCTATAATCTTTTATCTACTCACTCAATGTTCTGAAATACTTCATTGTAAATTTAAATCTAGTGAAGTCAGTAACTTATTATCAGGACAAACACAGCACAGTAATGAGATAAATGGTCACAATCGGTTTTTGATGGCTGGAGCTGGATGCTGGTTCAAACATTGAAACAAATACAATGTGATATTTtctaagaatcatagaatccctacagtgtggaaacaggccatttagcccaacaatgccaccgaccctctgaagagtatcccattcagactcattcccctactctacTACTCTACATTCCCCATGATTAATGCTCTTCATCTACACATCCCTACACACaccggagcagccagaggaaacccatgcagaaatggggagaatgtgcaaacaccacacagatggtctcctgaggctggaagcaaacctgggtccctggcactgtaaggtggcactgctaaccactgatccaccatttaTGTCTCCTGGTCAGTACGAAAGTAGAGCTTTAAAGAGACATGGTCATGATCTCATCACTGCATCATAGCATGTGACCTAACAGCATAAAGATCTTATATTCTCTTCCCCTGGATCAACTGTAGCATGACATACTTCTGGAAGCAGGTGCCTATGTTGTAACACTATAGCTTAGGATTAGCTCAGCCACTTGTGCATGCAGAATTGTTTGTACGTAACAGTTCGATTCGAAAATGTCTATTGGATACTTCAGTTTCATGATATCCacatccagtttcctcatttttatGGGATGACTAACACAGTCGCAACAGGTAAAACACCCAACTGGAAACAAACTCACACAATGCCCTCATCTTTCCATGACAAGGGCCTTTGTTTAACACCTCATCCAACAGTATAACACTACCCTCAGCACTGTGCACAAGAACGAGCCTAGACTATGTCACGACTCTGGTGAGGGGGTGTCACCATTGAATCAATTAGAATGCGAACAGCCTTTACAAGGCCAATTTAGAAAGGTGTGGACACTAACTGCAGATGGTGAATAAAAATGTTCAGAGCATTTTCAAAAGATTATATTGAGGATTAATGGGCATGGAAAATTGTTTATCAGCTTTCCCAATGACTGTGGAGCAAATATAAAGCAGctggcaaaaaaaaaagtgaaaacaaaataaatgaggaAGAAATCCAATCTACGGGAAAGCTTCCAGCTGAAACTATTGGCAATCTCAACATCTTTAAGAGTATCACACAGTATAACAAATCATAACATTTTAACATTGGGCTTAATCCAGTGGTCTACGGACTCAGTGTCTCAAGGACCCATTCAAATGGGGGCCACATGTCAGTTTGGTGTCCACAGGAAATGGTGTGCAAGCCACGATCATCTGGGTCTAACAATAAATTATTCTGCTACAGCTCAGCTGTAGAATGCATGGTCCATTCATGATAGTAAGGATGTTACATGTTGAGCTCATGTCTCTTAGCCTGGATACTTCAAATTATGTGACAAGTTGGCCCATATTGCAAGGTGTGACAGAAATGGAGTCTGTTCTACAGATGTACACGCATACAAAATCTTGGGCCTGAAGCTTACTTTTTTGACTCAGTTGCGTCAAGTTTTTTGGAGGGATTCTCACCATAAGGCCAAACAAGATTCCTAGTTGTATTCACCAAAcacttcattaactacctatccagcctttctgtcTGATTCTAGCCCTATCGTAATTCCACATGGTACTTCTAGAGAAACCCACCGCTCACCAAATATCTGTTGAAAAGACCAACAACCCCTGTACTCGCACCACACTTAAAAGGATGATGTATAATCTGGAATTCTGAAACTGCTCCTCTTGCTCAAGGACAGAGTTGGAAGATGTCGGAGATGGGGATAATGGCATCACAATTCCCTCAACAGAGGTGGAGGTTTTGATCAACAGGGCTGGTGCAAAGGAGAGAGGGTCCTCTTCCCAGGGATCAGTAGTACAGGCTGTGACACCAGACCCTATCACCTGGCTCAACATTAAAGCAGTGTTCATTGTTAAGAGGAAGAGTCAGCAGTGCTATCAGTAAGTCAATGAAACTCTCTGACCCTGCAGGGTAAGTGCCACAACCTTctctgtgcacacacacactaactctgCTGCTGCACTCACCTCAGTCTAAGACTTGTGAtgtaccactctcactattgcctacAACATCTTCCTTTATTCGCTTTCATATCCCCCACAACCTTCCCCGATAtggtcactgcatgcacacccactccctcagacaCTTTGGaagaaaagtgaggactacagatgctggagatcagagtcaagagaatGTGATGctagcaaagcacagcaggtcaggcagcatccaaagagcagggggaAAACAAATgcggtgtttcgggcataagcccttcaaggaTGAGGCTTGTGTGCCAggaaggctgagagataaatggtaggggAGTGGGGCTTGGCGGGGGCTGgggggtagctgagaatgtgataggtacaTGAAGGTGGGATGGAAaaaatgataggtcagagaggagtgtggagcAAACAGGTGGTAAGGAAGATGGACAAATCAAGAGTACATGCAGAAACTGCAGCCAATATTTGACCACTGCATTTCTTAActgttttgaaagaaaaatgtttcactaacccaaaaaaagaaaaaaaaacagttaagATAAAAATGAATTTTGTGGTTGCCAAACTTAATTTCAACAGAATCATTTAGATCAGAAAGATCTTACCTTTCACTCAAGTCTATGTTCAATGAGCTGATGTCAGCACTGAAGCTAATGACAAGATTGTCATCCACAGTGCAATGTTTAGGTTATCCAATGGGGTAACCAGGTAGCCATAGAAGTCTGCTCACAATTTCcttctcacagcaccagggagatTCGTTTCCAGCCTTGGGATACTTTcttgctgtgtctgtgtgggtttcctccaggagctctggtttccccccacaatcctaagatgtgcaggttaggtgaattggccatgctaaattgcccataatgttcagggatggaaaggttaggtgcatgaatcaggggtaaatgtaggagaataggtctgggtgggatagtctgagggtcagtgttgacttgttgggctgaagggcctgtttctacacagaaGGATTCAAATTCTACTTGTAAACATAGCATCTTGCATTTTACAATAATTTCTATTTTAGGTTTTGATGGAACCTCCACATGGAGAACTCACTGTCCCAAATGTAATATTCTGACTGACTATCTGAATGTATAAAATAATTACAGCCATTTGCATATCCTCCAATTTACAGAAAGATAAATGGAGGAACCAATCTAACTCAAGATGCACCAATCTTTAAAGCTCATGAGGAAATCATGATCCAAATAATATTTTCATTACTGATCACTTTCTTGATTATTGTATCATTTGTGTTCTCTTACCTTACAATCACATCCCATTTGGTATCTCTGGTTCAGGCTTTTCTTCTGTGTGGGAGTTAACATGTCCCATTGCTTAATAAAATCACAGAGTGTGATTAACATCTTTCCATCTTCACCCAGTTTACCTAAGGACATATAAAAATAAAAGCCACTGTCTTTATTGTTTTATGATTTGTACAAAttgtaaaagaaaacattttaagcCAAGTCGCGAATAATTCACAGTTACTAATctgggaatttgaatttgaacaaTTTTGGATACCTGAATTGGATTTTCTCAAAAAGATAATGAAAGGACATGAGGATAGttatcttaaacaaggaatttcTTTAGACCAGTCAAAATGTCTTGTGATAAACTGCATGTTTTTGGAAATCATCTGTCTGGATTTATAACCATCAGACTTCAGTTTCAGATATTATTTTCAAATAGTTGATAAGAAAACTGctattaaaaaaacaaattcacaGCTCAGCTTTCCTGTTCCTGGAAAACAGGCCTTATTGTGTTGGGACCCTAGCCAATTGTTTCCAGAAGAGaagactgaaaaaaaaacttgacaacATTTCCTGAAAGACTGCATCTGTGGCAACTGTttgtgttcagcaacatttgtctTTGTGCATCACCATACCAGCCATTCCAATATTCCAAACGGAGGAACAAGgattggagtaggccatttagtcaGAGTTCAtagggtgagagagtgagcaggacatttttaaaaaaaagttgttgcaTAGTCATATGTGTGAAGCTTACATAGAACATTGTAGGATACCGTGATCTCTCTTTGCAATCTCTTCCTATTTATACAATGTACTTATATTTTATTATTCTAatcaaaatgaataatttcacattttccattcTATACTgtatttgccagatctttgcccactccaTCTCTTTTGTACTCTCCATATGCGTTCTTCACAACTTACTTACTTTACTTTTCTTTGTGTCAACAAATTTGGAAACCATCCAAGTCACTTACGGACTTAAAAACTGTTGGATATCATGACTTAATCTTTTCAAACTGAAAAAAGACCCATATAtgcctactctttgcttcctggtcaacCTTCTATCTACGCCAACATGCTACTCCAATATGTGCTTTGTTTTCTCACAATCTTTGAAAATGTACTTTATCAAATGCGCTCTGGAAACTTAAGTGCAGTTCAGTCATCCACTTCCCTTTATCCACATGTTACTTCCATAAGCTCATTGGATAAATTGGTCAAATATGATTTCCTTTTTTCAAAAAGGATTGAATACCTTGAACACTTCAAAGTGACCTGCTGTAACGACTTTAGTCTTATTTTCGAACACTTTTTCGACTGACAGCTGTTAAGGTACATGAGGAATTTTCTGTGTTCCCTACATTTTTGAATCAAGGAATTATGTTTGCTATCTTCCAATCTAATAGGACATTTCCAGAGCAGGGggacattttggaaaattaaacctATGCAGCAATTTTCTCACTTGACTCTTCGGTTAACATCCGAGGATGAAAACCACCAGGTCCCAGGCACTTGTCAACTCAtatttccaacaatttactcactGCCACTTCCCTGATGAGTGTAATTTTCCTcagttcctccctccctttcattTCCTCATTTGTAGCTTCTTGTGAAATGTTGatttgaacttctgcagtgaagactgatgcaaaatcgtttatttttaaaatatttaggaAAACTCGAATTCTGTTTTTTAATACTTCTGGCAACCCCTATCACATTGGCACTCAAAACGAAAATTTATTGACCAAAatcaatttttcttttgttaagagAATCTCTAGAGAGGtgataaaacaaaaatcagagaAAGATCCAATCAGCGGGAACTAAGAATTCTACAAACTTTGCTACTTTGGTGATATAAGACATCAACTAACAGCAGTGGGCTCGGGTTCAATTAGAAGAACTCCAACACTCTAAACAACATTTTAAACTCCATATTCTTTATTTTCTTATTGTATTAGTTCATTCCACTTCTTTCAAACTTGATTGACATCCAACATGAGCAGTACCTTGAAGTTAATAAGTAATAAAATTCCTCTTTCACACAAGGAAATCTTGCAATTGCACTTAATTAGTTCTGTGTTATTTCAAATGTTAAAAAGGAAATTCAAATCTTTGTGGTAACTGGCCTTGCAGGTTGAAACGAGGGAAGCTGATGGGCCCCTTAATTGGTCATAAAGATGCCAGAAACACTGTATAATTGTTCAGGACCTTACATACAGCCCATGTTCAGACACACAGTCACAACAACTGGATTCCAGGGGCAAGGAGTGTGTGACTGCAAGGAGAAAACACTGACAAAAGCTTTGCATTGAGTTTGGCACCAAGGAATGCAAAATCCTCCCACCCCAACACCCCTCCACCGAAatatacagggatatgggaaaaacATGGAACAGAGGATGGTAGTTCCTGGACATCAAACATCTCAGCCCCATGACAGTGCCCTGAGGAATTTCCAGAAGGTACTAACTTTGTTAAACTATTTCAAACTCTTTTCCCTCAACCTACTAGACTGTGTTAGAATCAGGAGCAATTGAAGAATTCaaaaagggaattggattattTTCTGAAAAGGAGGAATGCTCTTGAATATGGTGGAGAAGGTGAGACAACGGGACTAATGGATTTCCTCATTCAGAGAGCTGCTacagacaagatgggccaaatggtctctttaaTGAAGCAAAATGGTATTATGCTGTGATTCTGGGAAGTACctgacattgctgtttgtgggccAGTAACAGCAGTAATGTTTTCCTCAGGCTGAACATAATCCCTCCCCTCAGTGATTTGCCCgtgtatttttaaaatggaaCCACCATTAGACCTCCCATCCTCTTGTGATTTGGATGTCTATCTAATTTTCTTCATTATCCCAGCATGCCTCTCAGCTTGTGGAGGCTTTGACCCATGAAGCAGGCACCTTGTCCAGAAGGCCTCTGTCAGCCAAGCTACCTGTGACCGAAAATAATTCTTAAAAAGGAATTCTCCCAGTTAGGTTCTGCAGGACATTTGGGAAATCCATTTTTCCAGGCCTCTAATATCATCACAATGCCCTACAGCCCACCCAGAATAGAACTTACTTCCAGGCTAATGACTTTGTAATTACAAAAATATAGAGTCTTTCACATTGCTTCAATTTGACTGAGTAAAACTTATATTTGTTACTCTGTTAAAAGTAGTAGTAGATTCATTTTTCTGGAACAAATTAGCCACTCTATAATTGTTGTTTCTCTTTGACTTTGTCTACATCCCACATTTGTGAATGATCACATATCTGACTTGTTCGTTTTATTGGAAGTATGATGCGCTAACTGAATAAAAATGTCTCTCTCCAAAGACTTTTGTTTCTCTATTTTGTTGTCTGCTCCAAAAATAGTTTTACAAAATATATACATAATTAGATCATCTAACTAGAGACTCGAACATGTGCAATCTAATATTGCATTACAAAACAGtgtaatgtgtttttaaaaagcaaCATGATCATACTATCTTTTAAGATAGAGAATATCTTAAAGTGGTAAGGCAATGTCAATTCCCAACTTTACTCCATTGAATGTGTAAGTAGGCAACAGCTCACTGAGTTCCTGTTGAAGTGATCCTCTGCTTATTAACAAGAGCTGGAGTAGAACTGGACAATGAGtcaatttattttctctctctctccttactTGGTGTCTGTTTTATAAATGAGGTTTTGAATGATTATGCTTTGGGACTGTCTGTAAATTTAGGGTAAAATGTAGGAAAGAAGAAGAGGGTCATGTAATCTGTTCCAAATGTTACTGAGAGCAAACTGTCTGGCCTTTACATTGATGATGATATGGGGACCAAGCTGTTTTACTGGGGAGGTGGTGCAAGGTGCAGGGGACATGTACTTAGTCTTCAAAGTCCCAGGAAGGTTTAAGAATGTTAGGTTCTGTAAATGATTATTCTTTAACTGTTCATTTAATTTCAAGAAGAATTAGGTTCACAGTAGAAAGGTTGCCTGAAGCACACGTGATTCATATTCTTGTGGAAATAGCATTTGAAAGAAGGCATTGCATCGGAAGCTATCGATTATAGGTCAGACCTGGGAATCTAATAGGTCTCAAAACAGCATGAGTTAGACTGCAAATCGACACAGCAGGTCCACGTGGTTCACAGTGCAAGAGTTTGCACTCAAATTGAAAATAATAAAATTCTCAAGGTTTCAAATAGGGCTGGAAGACTCATCCAGCTTGAGCTAAAGGGATAAACTCCAGAAAAACCCTCACTATGAAAGATATTTCTAGGATTTAACATTACCAGACAGGGAAAGGAAAATAATGGAAGTATCCACTTCAGGAGCTAAGGACAACTTTAGACTGATTCTGGGAGGTTTTAATAGCTATTGTAAGAACAAGAGTAAAATATAACTGTGGCAGGTGATTTTTGGCTACTTTGAAGTGTTAAATGGAGGAACCTTTCTGTAGTTTAAAGCATAAATTGCCTTCTGAAATAGTATTTAGTTCTTGATGTTTTTAGTTTGTACAGTGAGGTTCTTAAAACTTGAAATCTTGTGATCCTTTAAGTTGATTACTAGGAATTCAACTTTAAAAACTATTCGTACTAGTTTATAAGAAGCTCATGACATCTGTATTCCACTTTCCCAAACTTAGAGtattagagatatacagcacatctagtcccacctgccagcacccggcctatatccctccaaaccatttctattcatgtacccatcaagatgtctcataaatgttacaattatactcacctccactacttcctctggcagctcattccataccacacactaccctctgcatgagaaagttgccccttaagtcccttttatatctttcccctctcaccctaaatctaggccctccagttctggattgccctacccagggaaaaagctttgactatttattttatccatgtccctcaagattttgtaaacttttataaggtcacccctcagcctccaatgctcaaaggaaaaacagccccagtctcttcaacctctccctatagctcaaatcctccaaccctggcaacattcatgcTTTTTCTGTAAaaattggggcagcacagtggcacagtggttagcacttctgcctcacaatgccagagacccaggttcaattcccacctcaggcaacagtcagtgtggagtttgcacattctcccagtgtctgcattggtttcctcccacagtccaaaaatgtgcagattaggtgaattggccatgctaaattgccagtagtgttaggtgaagaggggaatgggtctgggtggactgctctttggagagtcggtgtggacttgttgggccgaagggcctgtttccacactaagtaatctaatctatatattttctgaaccttttcaagtttcacaaaatcgttccgataggaaggagaacagaattgcacacaatactccaaaagtggcctaactaatgtcctatacagccacaacatgacctcctgactcctgtactcaatactctgactaataaaggatagcataccaaatgccttcgtcactatgctatctacttgtgatttcactttcaaggatGACAATTGGGCAAACTGAAAAGTTCAACTCAACTGGCTTTGCAGGAGGCTTTAAACTCAAGTATTCTTGCAGAATTTTCAAAATGAATAGATGTACGCTACCTGTAATTAAGTATTCTTTTTTCCCATTTGTTTCAAGCGTGACTCCACACACCGCTGATGAAGTGGCAGTGAAAATATATTCAATGTTGTGCTCTGGTCCTTTGAACATCTGGGAACAATGGAAGTTGCCTGTTAAAATTAACGTATCTCAAAATATTAAAGATTGCTAGAATGTAGGTCATTACTTGGATATAGTGATCAGCTGTTTTCCATTAAAAAGTTATCAATTTTGATACTTTATTGCCCTGGTTTCTAATGCAAAAAAGTAGAATATTACAGATGCTGGgaagctgaaataaaaacagaatatgtTGCAAAAACCTAGGAGGTCAGGCAgccttgtggagagagaaacagtttattgtcttaaaacattaactctgcgtTCGTCCTCAAATGTTGACTGACCTGTTAAGTATTTCCAGCATACACTATTTTTAGCTCAAGATTTATTATTTTCTCTGTAAAATATACAAAATCTTTGCTTGTGGTACTTCTAGTTTTTTGTACACTTCCAAAAGTTTACTTAAAATTCCAGAGAGTGTAAAAGTTGCCCTACTTCGATGAATGATTGTGCGTGATTTTCATGATTGATGAATCGCTAATGAAATGCAATCAATTCAAAAACATTAAGAATTTGTGGAATCATCAGT
Above is a window of Hemiscyllium ocellatum isolate sHemOce1 chromosome 25, sHemOce1.pat.X.cur, whole genome shotgun sequence DNA encoding:
- the timp2a gene encoding metalloproteinase inhibitor 2a; translation: MSATFSSLLATLFLLLVLRVEQIAEACSCAPNHPQQAFCNADVVIRAKVVASKAVISGNDIYGNPIQKLQYEVKQIKMFKGPEHNIEYIFTATSSAVCGVTLETNGKKEYLITGKLGEDGKMLITLCDFIKQWDMLTPTQKKSLNQRYQMGCDCKITRCPSIPCYITSRSECLWTDWVTGKSINGRQSKHYSCVKRSDNSCAWYRGVNQPKKEFLDVEDP